A stretch of the Gimesia chilikensis genome encodes the following:
- a CDS encoding HD domain-containing phosphohydrolase — MKQALVIDDDSLARLAIQNTLLEGGYEVLTAGNGQEGLELLSQNHAQLVICDWEMPVMNGIEFCKAVRNSNLNRYIYVIMLTSNNQSEDIISGLHAGADDYVTKPFHPGELLMRANVGQRIIGLESREMTIFALAKLAESRDPETGAHLERVRSYCRVLALQLQKQPRYQNLVDDNFINLVYETSPLHDIGKVAIPDSVLLKPGRLTDSEYELMKTHTLKGAETLAAAVKQFPNARFLQMAHDIALHHHERFDGDGYPYGLAGEAIPLESRIVAVADVYDALTSKRVYKESYSHEMAAEIIQNESGSHFDPEIVTAFLEVEDEFIQIRKNNADCESEEEEARKRCITAEKRLLLSHGALA, encoded by the coding sequence AACGGCCAGGAAGGGCTGGAGTTGCTCAGTCAGAACCATGCCCAACTGGTGATCTGTGACTGGGAAATGCCGGTCATGAACGGGATCGAGTTCTGTAAGGCCGTCCGAAACAGCAACCTCAACCGTTACATTTACGTGATCATGCTGACTTCCAACAACCAGTCGGAAGATATCATCAGCGGGTTACACGCAGGCGCTGATGACTACGTGACGAAGCCGTTTCATCCAGGAGAGCTCCTGATGCGGGCAAATGTGGGGCAGCGGATTATTGGCCTGGAAAGTCGTGAAATGACGATCTTCGCCCTGGCCAAGCTGGCCGAGTCGCGTGATCCGGAAACGGGTGCGCACCTGGAGCGGGTTCGTTCCTACTGTCGGGTACTGGCCCTGCAGTTGCAGAAACAGCCCCGGTATCAGAACCTGGTGGATGACAACTTCATCAATCTGGTCTATGAGACCAGCCCGCTGCATGACATCGGTAAAGTTGCGATCCCCGACAGTGTGCTGTTGAAACCGGGACGCTTGACGGACAGTGAATACGAACTGATGAAGACACATACGCTGAAGGGTGCGGAAACCTTAGCGGCTGCGGTGAAGCAGTTTCCGAATGCCCGTTTTCTGCAGATGGCTCATGACATTGCCCTGCATCATCACGAGCGGTTTGACGGTGATGGTTATCCATATGGGCTGGCCGGGGAAGCGATTCCACTGGAAAGCCGGATTGTCGCCGTGGCTGATGTGTATGACGCGCTGACTTCCAAGCGGGTCTACAAAGAGTCTTATTCTCATGAAATGGCCGCAGAAATCATTCAGAACGAATCCGGCAGTCATTTCGATCCGGAGATCGTCACTGCATTTCTGGAAGTGGAGGATGAATTCATCCAGATCCGAAAAAATAATGCCGACTGCGAGAGCGAGGAAGAAGAAGCCCGCAAACGTTGCATCACCGCCGAAAAACGATTGTTACTCTCGCACGGTGCGCTGGCGTAG